From the Macaca nemestrina isolate mMacNem1 chromosome 2, mMacNem.hap1, whole genome shotgun sequence genome, the window ATGTAGTTTACCATCATCCCTGAATTATAACTCATAATTTTAATAGACACTGGAAAAAGCATGACCTTGTTTAGACAGGAAAAGCATAGATCTGAATTGGCAAGATTAGCATTGCTGATGCTATTAAGAATTTGGTTTCCTATTCAAGGTAACTTCCCTTGTGATTATTCTTATTGGCTTATCTTCAAAAGCAGTGACATCTACTAACACTTATATTCTGCTTCTCTTAGATGAAAATCTCTTTGAATTGGGTTTATAACATTATACTATGTGACAAACAATCACTATTTGGGTGAAGTTAAAGTACTAACAAATTAAAATAAgctaaagtaaaacaaataaatattagaaaatataacaGGAAGGAGTGCTGAAACTTGATATGAAAatagtttgtttttgtctttttaaaaatagggcctcactttatcacccaggctagagtgcagtggtacgaccatggctcactgcagccttcacctctcgggttcaagtgatccctccacctcagcctcccaagtagatgggactacaggcacacgctaccacacccagctaatttttgtagagacagggtttttgctatgttgcccaggctggttttcaactgctaggctcaagcaatccgctcacctccacttcccaaagtgatgggattacacaCATCAGCCACAACGCTCAAAAacagtttctattaaaaaatctaaacacagctgggtgcagtggctcacacctgtaatcccagcactgtgggaggccgaggcgggcggatcacgaggtgaggagatcaagaccatcctggctaacactgtgaaaccccgtttctactaaaaatacaaaaaattagctgggtatggtggcaggtgcctgtagtcccagctgctcgggaggcagaggcaggagaacggtgtgaatctgagaggcagagccgagatcgtgccactgcactgctgcctggccaacagagcaagactccatcttaaaatacatatatacatacacacaaggaAAATGGACATTCTAGAATCTGCTAGCTTCACTGTATTGGCAGATAGCCCCAGTTCTTTCTCGTATTTTCTGTCCTCCAAAGACATTCAAACACGAACTGCACCCCAAGTGTTTCAGCAGCTGAAACACCTTTGTATTTGACTGAAACCATCTAAACGTGTCAACAGCCACCCCAGATTCTACCAAGTCTAGAATCATTCCCATGTATTGAGGATTCCAGACTGTTCCTGTCTGGACATTCCCTTTGCGCTTCTTGGCTTTTCCAAGCAGCTAAAGACTCCGAGGTGTTTCACACTTAATTTCTCAACCAGCTGTTCAAGCAGTTATCATCCTAAGCAAGAGAGCTAGAgatactgaaagaaaacaatgaaagagTTTGGGGCTCACGGTTCTGTAAAACATCGAAAGGAGAAAAAGTGGGGAACCAGCAAATGTTCAGAAGTGAATGTAATAGTAACAAAgtgacttttcaaaaaaaaatcccCCTTTTACAAAAACGTTTCTTTCCATATAAAAGACTCATCTTCAAGATAAAGAGCCtcttaaggccaggtgcagtggctcatgcctataatcccagcactttgggaggtcaaagcagaaggactgcttgagcccaggagttcaagaccagcctggggaacatagggaGCCAGCCCTCCTctctagcaaaaataaaaaaaattagctgggtgtgatggcttgtgcctgcagtcccagctacacaggaggatgaggtgggaggatcacttgcgggagtgcgaggctgtggtgagctataattataccactgcactccagcctggatgacaaagaccctgtctcaaaaacaaacaaaacagccttCTCCACCATTCTGGTCTGTAAGTGTTGATATTTTGGTCTTACAAAATTGAGAAAGAATAACAAACCTTTGAATCATCTGTTTTCAGATGCAGAAAGGGGCAGGGAAAGAACATCAACATGTATGCTACAGAAATATgacagttttaattttctaagtctttcaagaaaaaaagtataGTTGAATGGTAGGTATAcaggtatttatttaattttttttttttttttttttttgagacaaggtctccctctgtcacccagactggagtgcagaggcaccatcttggctcactgcaacctcaacctcctgggctcaagcaattctcccatctcagccccccaagtagctgggactataggtgctcaccatgcgcctggctaatttttctatcttttgtagagacgtggtttcgctatgttgcccaggctggtcacaaactcctgagctcaagcaatccaccccccatggcctcccaaagtgctaggattaaaggcatgagccactgtgcccaacctaatGTTATTCTTTATACctcacatatataaatattactttgtacctattaaataaaaaattaagcagTCTCAAGTGTCTTAACGAACCACACTTTGCTTTTAAGTTCCTTGCCTCTTTGAATGTgctttgcctattttatttttttgagacaaggtctcactttgtcacccaggctggagtgcagtggcaagatcacggttcactacaacctcgacctccctgggctcaggtgatcctcccacgtcaacttcccaagtagctgggaccataggtatgctagcacacctggctaatttttgtaattttttgtagagatagggttttgccatgttgcccaggctggtctcgaactcccaggctcaagtgatctgcctgccttggactcccaaagtgctgggatcccagGCATGAGCCCTCAGGCACGtaagctaccacgcctggccctgccTAATTATTCAAACCTAagtcaaaagaaataatttgataattaCTGTTACATAAGAACAAAGATAGGTGTGCTGAACATGGCAATCATTCAATTGCTGCCTTGTGATAAAATCTGTTTGCTCAGAGAGCAGGAACTCAAAATAGTCACAACTCCCTTCCACTAGTATTATGCCGACATTCTTGGGCTCCCCCATAGACTGGCTATCCTTAAAGTTTAGGATAATACTAGATGAACAGGTTTTAGGAAGAAAACTGTGGAAAAAATTATAGAGTTTCAACTTCAGTTAaggaaataatttcttaaaagcaTGGTTGTACGGCTGTTACATCACAACCCAGTGTAGAAACAAATCTACCACGAACGCTCAGCAATTTTACCAGGCAAATCAAAATAAGAAATTACCTGAGCCTCTCTTTTTCAAAATACTTGTTTCCTGGGCTGTTCACTAGCAAGTGCCGGCCACTAAAACGTCTTACCTGGAACTGGGGGCAAGAGAGTAAATTCTGAATGCCCATTCCTTATCTAATCTGAAAAGTACACATCACTTTTGCATACCTAATTGTCTATCGCCATGCCTAGTGGTTAATTAACGAGCTACTGATGGAAAACTGGTATAGCTGAAGGATGACAGAACGACTACTCAAAGACACACTGTACAATCTGCCTACTTAAAACATGTCCACCTGGTTGTACAGCTCTTTCTTTACAACCACAAGGGCAGATTATTAGCACCAGGGTGGAGGATGTACGAGATTTATAAAGGGCTTGGTCAAAACCTAGGAGTGGAAaaggaaggtagaggttgcagggtCACTATGCCCCACACATGTAGAGTAAGTCTCAACCCAGGCACTATCGATGTTTTTTGGGGAACAATTCTTTATTGTTTGGAGATATCCCAGCATTGCAGGACAGCCACTGATTCTGCCTACTGAATACTGGTAGCTTGCAGGAGAGGGGAACAGCATGGTGACAACAAAAACAGTCTCATCATTCTTAAATTATAAGGGGGATGCAGGGTTGGGGAGGGAGAGGTAAAGACCACTAGCCAAGAGGGTGGAAGtcaaaacttcttttttttttttttttttttttttgagacggagtctggctctgtcgcccgggctggagtgcagtggccggatctcagctcactgcaagctccgccccccgggtttacgccattctcctgcctcagcctcccgaatagctgggactacaggcgcccgccgcctcgcccggctagtttttttgtatttttttagtagagacagggtttcaccgtgttcgccaggatggtctcgatctcctgacctcgtgatccgcccgtctcggcctcccaaagtgctgggattacaggcttgagccaccgcgcccggccaaaacttcTGATGCTATTAAAAAGAACACAGAATCTTAGAAGATACTGTATGCAACTGAGAACAGAGATTAAATGCCTAAACAGTGCTGGACACAGGTCATTCTCAATGGTTCTCTCTCTAGAAGCCACCTCATCCCAAACCAAGACACTTTTCTGTGACATTACTGATGATACTCTGCTTGAATACCTGTCATCCTAGAGAAAAAACAGCCTTAGGAGCCAGAGAGATTGAGCTTTGAATCCCAGTCAGGTGGCTATGTAGATACTTAATGtgaatttcagtttctttattaaaaaaacaaaaacaaaatcactagGAGGATGTGATTAGAATTAAAACGAATATACACAAAGCACTGTCAAGAACTAAGTGCTCAACAGAGAGAAATCGTGACGACTGTCACTCCCGTGATGAGATTTACTCTCAAGAGGAAGCACATCCTGCCATGGGAACTTTCAAGCTATTTGAAAACGTTTACGTTAAGCCCAAATCTGCTTTCCCATGACTTCTCTTACGAAGACCAGcatattccatttttttccctcaagaaaacTAAGAATTAAACACCTCCAGTTCTCTACATAATGGGGTTTCTAGATATATCTGCTTTCCTGATGGACTTCCTCTGGATTTGGGCAATTTGTgatgttcctttctttttcctttttttctttttgagacagagtctcattctgttgcccaggctggagcgcagtggcaagatctcgactgattgcaacctctgcctcccgggttcaagcaattctgcctcaggctcccaagtagctgggattgcaggcgcccgccagcacgcctggctaatttttgtatgtttagtagagacggggtttcaccatgttggccaggctggtcttgaactcctgacctcaagtgatctgcccaccttggcctcccaaagtgctgggattacaggcatgagccaccacgcccagccgtgaTGCTCCTTTCAAAACTCGGCATTGAATACGGTGCTTTGATCCTGATCACCAATACACAATATTTCAGTTaatgtaccccagaactttaaAGTAAAAACAGATCCCTCTAACTTTTTGTTTAAACAGAGTTTATAGAGAATGGGTGGACCAACTCTGCCTTTAGTACTCACCGTTGTTTGTTTAAACAGATGTTTACaaccaaatatttgaattttcagGTTTTAGGAATATCTTACAgtacagagaaaggaagagtAAAGGATTAACGATTACTTTGTGAATAAATTCTACTAGATTTTATCAGACTAGCATTAAATGTAGAAATAAGGCTTATCGTTCATAAATGGATATGttagtagaaaacagaaaaagcaaaggtATTTGGTGTGATCAATACTTTGACTCTGTTAGCAAATCCCACTCAGAAATTCTCCAAGTACTCTGTGCAAAAGCATCACCTGCATATCCAGTCCACATGACACCAGGCTCTGAGGCCTCTGAGGTCGGAAAGCCACCGAAGAGCAGATGTTGGAGTGTCTCTTCAAGGATCTGACGACCTTCTTGTTCTCCACGTCTAGGATTTTGATCGCCCCAGAGTCATCGGCAGAAGCCAGCAGGTTTTCAGTTTGATTCAATGAAAGACAATTGATTTCTTCTTCATTCACATGAAAATGGTCCAAGGAATCTTTGAGGGACCTGACATCCAGTACACTAATGGTTTCTCCATGTGAGGCGTAGAGCttggtggggcaggagggagaaaaTAAGACACTGGTAACATCATCAGCCCCTTGGAACCGCATGTGTCCTAATGGAGTTCCATCTTCACTCCAAGCCGTGAGATCTCCACCCTCCGCTCCGGAAGCCAGCAGCCCTTCTTTACTTGCATTTAGGCAGAGGACAGGAGAAGAATGTCCACCGGTCCACTTGACTGCCATAACGGTCCCGAAGACTCTGTGAAGGGGAAACAACTGTAATCTCATGTTTTATGCATTGACCTGATGGTAGGAGACAGACGTAATCAACAGTATTTCATAAAGACATCTtgaaaaaactaaattttttttttaaaaaaaggacacTTAAAGATCAAGTCTCCAAAAGCCTAGCGGAACACAGGGTTGTATCCTGGCTGGCAAATGCTTCAGTGGGCTTCCTTTGCCATCAGGGATCTAGGGAAGGCTGGTCCTCCAGTCTTTGATATGGAACCCACAGAAGAATaaacactaaatattttaaattaggaaaaattatattaaagaGAGGGCTGCAAAATCATCAGGTTATAACTCTTATCTGAATAATGTTTCAGATGATGA encodes:
- the LOC105470775 gene encoding WD repeat-containing protein 53 isoform X3, with amino-acid sequence MAVKWTGGHSSPVLCLNASKEGLLASGAEGGDLTAWSEDGTPLGHMRFQGADDVTSVLFSPSCPTKLYASHGETISVLDVRSLKDSLDHFHVNEEEINCLSLNQTENLLASADDSGAIKILDVENKKVVRSLKRHSNICSSVAFRPQRPQSLVSCGLDMQVMLLHRVLGEFLSGIC